One Kitasatospora sp. NBC_01287 DNA window includes the following coding sequences:
- a CDS encoding acyl carrier protein: MSTTQIAEKVIELLQVKYGYGADELTATTDFEELGFDSLVFVELAVALESDYQIPLSETEVAETTTVRELAELIEAKAAALAVAA, translated from the coding sequence ATGTCCACCACCCAGATCGCCGAGAAGGTCATCGAGCTGCTCCAGGTCAAGTACGGCTACGGCGCGGACGAGCTGACCGCGACGACCGACTTCGAGGAGCTCGGTTTCGACTCCCTGGTCTTCGTGGAGCTCGCGGTGGCGCTGGAGAGCGACTACCAGATCCCGCTGAGCGAGACCGAGGTGGCCGAGACCACCACGGTGCGGGAGCTGGCCGAGCTGATCGAGGCCAAGGCGGCCGCACTGGCCGTCGCCGCCTGA
- a CDS encoding AAA family ATPase, with protein MKLGISGTYSSGKTLTSIALSHYTGVPRTMARTMREILPEAAPGKTLEECTAAELLQMIVVRHTERVAHERALSLGSFISDGSSLQEWIYGAIRVQVGINPNASIALGDVDVDKTAELKFFEEVMERLGVSLKLHVQQSFDAFVHLKNELPLAKDGHRPVNERFRTLADETLLRTLDELGMPVHIIGGDVEQRLETIADRFGFTPVMTPRQAIDKARSEYKGIDIRDEKERALAAA; from the coding sequence ATGAAGCTCGGCATCTCCGGCACCTACTCCTCCGGCAAGACCCTGACCTCGATCGCCCTCTCCCACTACACCGGCGTCCCGCGGACCATGGCCCGCACCATGCGCGAGATCCTGCCCGAGGCCGCCCCCGGCAAGACGCTGGAGGAGTGCACCGCGGCCGAGCTGCTGCAGATGATCGTGGTGCGGCACACCGAGCGGGTGGCCCACGAGCGGGCGCTTAGCCTGGGCAGCTTCATCTCGGACGGCTCCTCGCTGCAGGAGTGGATCTACGGCGCGATCCGGGTGCAGGTCGGCATCAACCCCAACGCCTCGATAGCCCTGGGTGACGTGGACGTCGACAAGACCGCGGAGCTGAAGTTCTTCGAGGAGGTCATGGAGCGCCTCGGGGTCTCCCTGAAGCTGCACGTGCAGCAGTCCTTCGACGCCTTCGTCCACCTGAAGAACGAACTGCCGCTGGCCAAGGACGGCCACCGCCCGGTCAACGAGCGGTTCCGCACGCTGGCCGACGAGACCCTGCTGCGCACCCTGGACGAGCTGGGCATGCCGGTGCACATCATCGGCGGCGACGTCGAGCAGCGGCTGGAGACCATCGCCGACCGGTTCGGCTTCACTCCGGTCATGACGCCGCGTCAGGCGATCGACAAGGCCCGCTCCGAGTACAAGGGCATCGACATCCGGGACGAGAAGGAGCGCGCGCTCGCCGCCGCCTGA
- a CDS encoding MFS transporter yields MTINQAELDQSAVRPVPAAPVAGGGISSRLASILAVTAGFSAANIYYAQPLLTAIGSTFHVGSAAVSLVVTAGTVGFTLGMATLVPLGDLLDRRKLAVALLSVVALFQLIAAGAPSLAVLIGAALVVATASVVSPLMVAFAATLAAPEDRGRVTGKVMSGVLIGILLARTAGGLLASAAGWRSVYLVSALLVLVLATLLWRVLPTARGEAQVSYPRLLASVPKLLAEEPQLRLRSAFGFVSLAGFNVLWTSIAFLLAGAPYHYGTALIGLFGLVGAVGATAARITGRAADRRLDRPATAGLLALVLLSWGLMALNGGGWLWALIAGVVLLDFGVQGMQVMNLSIIYRLRPEVRSRLTTAYMTIYFLGGAAGSAASGSAYAAWGWDGVCAVGAALAGVALLICLVEAARARRQAPTA; encoded by the coding sequence ATGACCATCAACCAGGCAGAACTCGATCAGAGCGCGGTGCGGCCGGTGCCGGCGGCCCCGGTGGCCGGTGGCGGGATATCCTCCCGGCTGGCCAGCATCCTCGCGGTCACGGCCGGATTCTCGGCCGCCAACATCTACTACGCCCAGCCGCTGCTCACCGCGATCGGCTCGACCTTCCACGTCGGCAGCGCCGCCGTCTCCCTGGTGGTCACGGCCGGCACGGTCGGCTTCACGCTCGGCATGGCCACCCTGGTGCCGCTCGGCGACCTGCTCGACCGGCGCAAGCTGGCCGTCGCCCTGCTCTCGGTCGTCGCCCTGTTCCAGCTGATCGCCGCCGGCGCCCCCTCGCTGGCGGTGCTGATCGGCGCGGCCCTGGTCGTCGCGACGGCCTCCGTCGTCTCCCCGCTGATGGTGGCCTTCGCCGCCACCCTGGCCGCGCCCGAGGACCGCGGCCGGGTCACCGGCAAGGTGATGAGCGGCGTGCTGATCGGCATCCTGCTGGCCCGCACGGCCGGTGGCCTGCTCGCCAGCGCGGCCGGCTGGCGCTCCGTCTACCTGGTCTCCGCGCTGCTGGTGCTGGTGCTGGCCACGCTGCTCTGGCGGGTGCTGCCCACCGCGCGCGGCGAGGCCCAGGTCAGCTATCCGCGGCTGCTCGCCTCGGTGCCCAAGCTGCTCGCCGAGGAGCCGCAGCTGCGGCTGCGCAGCGCCTTCGGCTTCGTCTCGCTGGCCGGCTTCAACGTGCTCTGGACCTCGATCGCCTTCCTGCTGGCGGGCGCCCCCTACCACTACGGCACGGCGCTGATCGGGCTCTTCGGCCTGGTGGGCGCGGTCGGCGCGACCGCCGCGCGGATCACCGGGCGGGCCGCGGACCGCCGGCTCGACCGGCCCGCCACCGCGGGGCTGCTGGCGCTGGTGCTGCTCAGCTGGGGGCTGATGGCGCTGAACGGCGGCGGCTGGCTCTGGGCGCTGATCGCGGGCGTGGTGCTGCTGGACTTCGGCGTCCAGGGCATGCAGGTGATGAACCTGAGCATCATCTACCGGCTGCGCCCCGAGGTCCGCTCCCGGCTCACCACCGCCTACATGACCATCTACTTCCTGGGCGGCGCGGCCGGCTCGGCCGCCTCCGGCTCGGCGTACGCCGCCTGGGGCTGGGACGGGGTCTGCGCGGTGGGCGCCGCGCTGGCCGGGGTGGCGCTGCTGATCTGCCTGGTCGAGGCGGCGCGGGCCCGGCGCCAGGCGCCCACCGCCTGA
- a CDS encoding FAD-dependent monooxygenase — protein MNRKTTDPSAPAVLVIGAGPVGMVITSELLQQGVDVRLIDRQAVLDEDDPHSKGILLWPRSLELLRRIGVSEQLVAAGHRSDAVGYFSDGRHLGSAHLDRHPDSPYNFVLTLPQRESERILRARLAELGGVVERGVALEAIEGVEDTGAAPVVTLRHPDGRTELVRPSWVVAADGPGSTTRNLLGISFEGEPIDVSYAIGDAPIHGDAPKDTGYYYAPDGVVALVPLAGGQYRIAANIPHRAEGEGNPPRELLEEIIRRRAKIDITVGEPLWTRSFRPRLGMASGFRRGRVFLAGDSGHAISPAGGQGMNVGFQDAANIAWKLAGVVNGRLDASILDSYEPERLASAQRMSATSAAQAKFAMQKSPARRLRRDAIFVAGRLVGVLQRVLVPLLSQTDTNYGDLDNRPLVLRRQALAKPGERLPLFAGPALPDGTPALDAYRHTVLLWPGRTAPADWAAQVGEARGLFAGQAEVLDLGGLSGHAARKLRRHLGKEPVLALVRPDGHLVERAAVSHAERLRYRLADLAPATTAGAAQPVTA, from the coding sequence GTGAACCGGAAGACGACCGACCCGTCCGCCCCCGCCGTGCTGGTGATCGGCGCAGGCCCGGTCGGCATGGTGATCACCAGTGAGCTCCTGCAGCAGGGCGTGGACGTCCGGCTGATCGACCGTCAGGCCGTGCTGGACGAGGACGACCCGCACTCCAAGGGCATCCTGCTCTGGCCGCGCAGCCTGGAGCTGCTGCGCCGGATCGGGGTCAGTGAGCAACTGGTGGCGGCGGGCCACCGCAGCGACGCCGTCGGCTACTTCTCGGACGGCCGCCACCTGGGCAGCGCCCACCTGGACCGGCACCCCGACTCGCCCTACAACTTCGTGCTGACCCTGCCGCAGCGGGAGAGCGAGCGGATCCTGCGGGCCAGGCTGGCGGAGCTGGGCGGGGTGGTCGAGCGCGGCGTCGCGCTGGAGGCCATCGAGGGCGTCGAGGACACCGGGGCGGCCCCGGTGGTCACCCTGCGCCACCCGGACGGCCGGACCGAACTGGTGCGCCCCTCCTGGGTGGTGGCCGCGGACGGTCCGGGCAGCACCACCCGCAACCTGCTCGGGATCAGCTTCGAGGGCGAGCCGATCGACGTCAGCTACGCGATCGGGGACGCCCCCATCCACGGGGACGCGCCCAAGGACACCGGCTACTACTACGCGCCGGACGGGGTGGTCGCGCTGGTCCCGCTGGCCGGCGGCCAGTACCGGATCGCCGCCAACATCCCGCACCGCGCGGAGGGCGAGGGCAACCCGCCCCGCGAGCTGCTGGAGGAGATCATCCGGCGCCGCGCCAAGATCGACATCACGGTCGGCGAACCGCTCTGGACCCGCTCCTTCCGCCCCCGGCTCGGCATGGCGTCCGGCTTCCGGCGCGGCCGGGTCTTCCTGGCCGGTGACTCCGGGCACGCGATCAGCCCGGCCGGCGGCCAGGGCATGAACGTCGGCTTCCAGGACGCGGCCAACATCGCCTGGAAGCTGGCCGGGGTGGTCAACGGGCGTCTGGACGCCTCGATCCTGGACAGCTACGAGCCCGAGCGGCTGGCCAGCGCCCAGCGGATGTCCGCCACCTCCGCCGCCCAGGCCAAGTTCGCCATGCAGAAGAGCCCGGCCCGCCGCCTGCGCCGGGACGCGATCTTCGTGGCCGGCCGGCTGGTCGGGGTGCTGCAGCGGGTGCTGGTGCCGCTGCTCAGCCAGACCGACACCAACTACGGCGACCTGGACAACCGGCCGCTGGTGCTGCGCAGGCAGGCCCTGGCCAAGCCGGGGGAGCGGCTGCCGCTCTTCGCCGGCCCCGCGCTCCCCGACGGCACCCCGGCGCTGGACGCCTACCGCCACACCGTCCTGCTCTGGCCGGGTCGCACGGCGCCCGCCGACTGGGCCGCCCAGGTGGGCGAGGCCCGCGGGCTCTTCGCCGGTCAGGCCGAGGTGCTCGACCTGGGCGGGCTGAGTGGCCACGCCGCCCGCAAGCTCCGCCGCCACCTGGGCAAGGAGCCGGTGCTGGCGCTGGTGCGCCCCGACGGGCACCTGGTCGAGCGCGCCGCGGTGAGCCACGCCGAGCGGCTGCGCTACCGGCTGGCCGACCTGGCCCCCGCCACCACCGCCGGTGCCGCGCAGCCGGTCACCGCCTGA
- a CDS encoding carboxymuconolactone decarboxylase family protein, whose protein sequence is MTTVVANAAAAHRSAAGEEIERTVEEAAEIRRTAEETAAAEETAAAEVTAAGDGAPTDVAAAAAGVFRSLAAPGGAAPWESLADFAPALGAHIQHGLGTLTSRPALDLRTRELATISILAALGNAEPQLAFHVAGAVRAGAGAQEVIEALSQVALYAGIPRTLNALAVARKALVEVGALADR, encoded by the coding sequence ATGACGACCGTAGTCGCGAACGCCGCCGCAGCCCACCGGAGCGCCGCCGGCGAGGAAATCGAGAGGACCGTCGAGGAGGCCGCGGAAATCCGGCGGACCGCTGAGGAGACGGCGGCCGCTGAGGAGACGGCGGCCGCCGAGGTGACGGCCGCCGGGGACGGCGCGCCGACGGATGTCGCCGCGGCCGCCGCCGGGGTGTTCCGCAGCCTGGCCGCGCCCGGTGGCGCGGCGCCCTGGGAGTCGCTGGCCGACTTCGCCCCGGCGCTCGGCGCGCACATCCAGCACGGCCTCGGCACGCTGACCAGCCGCCCGGCGCTCGACCTGCGCACCAGGGAGCTGGCCACCATCTCCATCCTGGCCGCCCTCGGCAACGCCGAGCCGCAGCTGGCCTTCCACGTGGCCGGCGCGGTGCGGGCCGGCGCGGGTGCGCAGGAGGTCATCGAGGCGCTGTCCCAGGTGGCCCTCTACGCCGGTATCCCGCGCACCCTCAACGCGCTGGCGGTGGCCCGCAAGGCATTGGTCGAGGTCGGCGCGCTCGCCGACCGGTGA
- a CDS encoding GtrA family protein, which translates to MGRVRTWTALDDARGRGGVAGRSPTGAGRRGGARLWRQLGSFAVVGTLGTATYLLLYLGLRRLTVALVANALAQLVAGVANTAANRRFTFGVTGRQGVLRHQLGGGVALLVGLALSSGVLAALGAVDPRATRSQELAALLGANAVGTVVRFLVLRRVVRAPGGLT; encoded by the coding sequence GTGGGAAGAGTCCGGACCTGGACCGCGCTCGACGACGCGAGGGGACGGGGCGGGGTGGCGGGTCGCTCACCGACCGGCGCGGGGCGCCGGGGCGGGGCCCGGCTCTGGCGCCAGCTGGGCAGCTTCGCCGTGGTCGGGACGCTGGGCACCGCGACCTATCTGCTGCTCTACCTGGGGCTGCGCCGGCTCACCGTCGCGCTGGTCGCCAACGCGCTCGCCCAACTGGTGGCGGGGGTCGCCAACACGGCCGCGAACCGCCGGTTCACCTTCGGGGTGACGGGGCGGCAGGGCGTGCTGCGCCACCAACTGGGCGGCGGGGTGGCGCTGCTGGTGGGTCTGGCGCTGAGCAGTGGGGTGCTGGCGGCACTCGGCGCGGTGGATCCGCGGGCGACCCGGAGCCAGGAGCTGGCCGCGCTGCTGGGTGCGAACGCGGTGGGGACGGTGGTGCGGTTCCTGGTGCTGCGTCGGGTGGTCCGGGCGCCGGGGGGGCTGACCTGA
- a CDS encoding FAD-dependent monooxygenase — protein sequence MTDQQATSEESASDAAPDLTSDVIVVGAGPTGLLLAGDLAAAGVRVTVLEQRGKESNLTRAFAVHARTLEQLDARGLAEELIATGTAVAELRLFDRLRLDLSRLPSRFPFVLITPQSQTERLLLERAVKAGAVLLRDHRVTGLHQDAAGVTLTAATPAGGAEHRARYVVGADGVRSTVRELVGIPFPGESVVSSVLLADVRLERAPQEVLTVGASEDGFGFLAPFGDGWYRLLAWDRTRQLPDDAPVELAELADIARRVLGVDYGPHDARWLSRFHSDERQVPRYRDGRVLLAGDAAHCHSPAGGQGMNTGLQDAANLGWKLAAVVRGHSPETLLDSYQEERHPVGKAVLRSSGALIRLGLARSAATRAARSVATALAGSVDPLVTRAARTVSGVSVRYPAAPGAHPLAGRRVPDLRLAQDGADAPGRLYEALRAGEFVLVTADERAPGSRVPFSALEAAVTEPWAGRLVHAAPADPHGKLRSTVLLVRPDGYAAWAAADPSRAELRAALTHWLGAPNQEAPGN from the coding sequence ATGACGGATCAGCAGGCGACCAGCGAGGAGTCGGCCTCGGACGCCGCTCCCGACCTCACCAGTGACGTGATCGTGGTCGGCGCCGGCCCCACCGGGCTGTTGCTGGCCGGCGATCTGGCCGCCGCCGGGGTGCGGGTCACGGTGCTGGAGCAGCGCGGCAAGGAGTCCAACCTCACCCGCGCCTTCGCCGTGCACGCCCGCACGCTGGAGCAGTTGGACGCCCGCGGGCTGGCCGAGGAGCTGATCGCCACCGGCACCGCCGTGGCCGAGCTGCGGCTCTTCGACCGGCTGCGGCTCGACCTGAGCAGGCTGCCGTCCCGCTTCCCGTTCGTGCTGATCACCCCGCAGTCGCAGACCGAACGGCTGCTGCTGGAGCGGGCGGTGAAGGCGGGCGCGGTGCTGCTGCGCGACCACCGGGTGACCGGCCTGCACCAGGACGCCGCGGGCGTGACGCTGACCGCCGCCACCCCGGCGGGCGGCGCCGAGCACCGGGCCCGGTACGTGGTGGGCGCCGACGGCGTGCGCAGCACGGTGCGCGAGCTGGTGGGCATCCCGTTCCCCGGTGAGTCGGTGGTCAGCTCGGTGCTGCTCGCCGACGTGCGCCTGGAGCGCGCGCCGCAGGAGGTGCTGACGGTCGGCGCCAGCGAGGACGGCTTCGGCTTCCTGGCCCCGTTCGGCGACGGCTGGTACCGGCTGCTCGCCTGGGACCGGACCCGCCAACTGCCCGACGACGCACCGGTGGAGCTGGCGGAGCTCGCCGACATCGCCCGCCGCGTGCTGGGCGTTGACTACGGCCCGCACGACGCCCGCTGGTTGTCCCGCTTCCACAGCGACGAGCGCCAGGTGCCCCGCTACCGCGACGGGCGGGTACTGCTCGCGGGGGACGCGGCGCACTGCCACTCACCGGCCGGCGGCCAGGGCATGAACACCGGCCTGCAGGACGCCGCCAACCTCGGCTGGAAGCTGGCGGCGGTGGTGCGCGGCCACTCCCCCGAGACGCTGCTGGACAGCTACCAGGAGGAGCGGCACCCGGTCGGCAAGGCGGTGCTGCGCAGCTCCGGCGCGCTGATCCGGCTGGGCCTGGCCAGGAGCGCGGCCACCCGGGCGGCGCGCTCGGTCGCCACCGCGCTGGCCGGCTCGGTCGACCCGCTGGTCACCCGGGCCGCCCGGACCGTCTCCGGCGTGAGCGTCAGGTACCCGGCCGCGCCGGGCGCGCACCCGCTGGCCGGTCGCCGGGTCCCCGACCTGCGGCTGGCCCAGGACGGCGCGGACGCTCCGGGCCGGCTCTACGAGGCGCTGCGCGCGGGCGAGTTCGTGCTCGTCACCGCCGACGAGCGGGCACCCGGCAGCCGTGTCCCGTTCAGCGCGCTGGAGGCGGCCGTCACCGAGCCGTGGGCCGGCCGGCTGGTGCACGCCGCGCCCGCCGACCCGCACGGCAAGCTGCGCTCCACCGTGCTGCTGGTCCGCCCGGACGGCTACGCGGCCTGGGCGGCGGCCGACCCGAGCCGCGCCGAACTGCGGGCGGCGCTCACCCACTGGCTGGGCGCGCCGAACCAGGAGGCGCCCGGGAATTGA
- a CDS encoding AvrD family protein produces MTDLMSPLLLSDSIDDLLGPAESRFFGSGYRRVGQRVHQLSWDEEHQTLNAVAGVLYPVDWSVKQKAGKLAPHLSTIDALLFAAQLAETALTARYGLTEEQRRAAWLRKVEIRAGAAPQEEGLTAFPASAQLKESPVAPLDQQALVSLVVCRIGRMTVRCTVEHAAGTGARVEVRDDLLGPVEQRPYGTGYRAHRQALTDLRVDAHGLVPTVDGKLAVTAAPSEAIGTRGLEGAYQPGITLVDAFVTALQLGQVLLYELDSVARADSNTLWMRRTVLESSRPDRPGAQAAPVTAILEAAQIVQAQGADWRNADIVAETGGVRVVCSVTHKLPEAAHASEEQAVLRAAA; encoded by the coding sequence ATGACCGATCTGATGTCCCCCCTCCTGCTCAGCGATTCGATCGACGACCTGCTCGGCCCGGCCGAGAGCCGGTTCTTCGGCAGCGGCTACCGCCGCGTCGGGCAGCGCGTCCACCAGCTGTCCTGGGACGAGGAGCACCAGACGCTGAACGCGGTGGCCGGCGTGCTCTACCCGGTCGACTGGTCCGTGAAGCAGAAGGCGGGCAAGCTCGCCCCGCACCTGAGCACCATCGACGCGCTGCTCTTCGCCGCCCAGCTGGCCGAGACCGCGCTCACCGCCCGGTACGGGCTGACCGAGGAGCAGCGCCGCGCGGCCTGGCTGCGCAAGGTGGAGATCCGGGCCGGCGCCGCCCCGCAGGAGGAGGGCCTGACCGCCTTCCCGGCCAGCGCGCAGCTCAAGGAGAGCCCGGTCGCACCGCTGGACCAGCAGGCGCTGGTCTCGCTGGTGGTCTGCAGGATCGGCCGGATGACGGTGCGCTGCACCGTCGAGCACGCGGCCGGCACCGGGGCGCGGGTCGAGGTGCGCGACGACCTGCTCGGCCCCGTCGAGCAGCGGCCCTACGGCACCGGCTACCGGGCCCACCGCCAGGCGCTGACCGACCTGCGGGTGGACGCCCACGGGCTCGTCCCCACGGTGGACGGGAAGTTGGCGGTCACCGCCGCCCCGTCCGAGGCGATCGGCACCCGCGGCCTGGAGGGCGCCTACCAGCCGGGGATCACCCTGGTGGACGCCTTCGTGACCGCCCTCCAGCTCGGCCAGGTGCTGCTCTACGAGCTCGACTCGGTGGCCCGCGCCGACTCCAACACCCTGTGGATGCGCCGGACCGTGCTGGAGAGCAGCCGTCCCGACCGCCCCGGTGCGCAGGCCGCGCCGGTCACCGCGATCCTCGAAGCGGCGCAGATCGTCCAGGCGCAGGGCGCCGACTGGCGCAACGCCGACATCGTCGCCGAGACCGGCGGGGTCCGGGTGGTCTGCTCGGTGACCCACAAGCTGCCCGAGGCGGCGCACGCGAGCGAGGAGCAGGCCGTCCTGCGGGCCGCCGCGTGA
- a CDS encoding HAD family phosphatase — protein sequence MAELPTRAAFFDVDGTLTRSTTLFRFLRHEMASRGLPHQAYAAQRERLRAMTLAGAPRAATNRAYFRLLAGRPVTELAEAGRRWYRAERADLFRPEALAVLAEHRAAGHLVVLVSGSFGAVLDPLAEELGADAVLCTRPEIRAGRYTGEVGRPMLGARKALAAAELAAGRGIDPADCHGYGDHRSDLALLRLVGHPVVVGEDEQLLRAAAAHGWPRLTPTPTPAPTPTPAPTPAPAPTRPFPVPSASAPSATTTHGIGDAE from the coding sequence ATGGCCGAACTCCCCACCCGCGCCGCGTTCTTCGACGTCGACGGAACGCTGACCCGGAGCACCACCCTGTTCCGCTTCCTGCGGCACGAGATGGCCTCGCGCGGCCTGCCCCACCAGGCCTACGCGGCGCAACGCGAGCGACTGCGCGCCATGACCCTGGCCGGCGCCCCCCGAGCGGCCACCAACCGGGCGTACTTCCGGTTGCTGGCCGGCCGACCGGTCACCGAGCTGGCCGAGGCCGGCCGCCGCTGGTACCGGGCCGAGCGGGCGGACCTGTTCCGCCCCGAGGCGCTGGCGGTGCTGGCCGAGCACCGGGCGGCGGGCCACCTGGTGGTCCTGGTCTCCGGCTCGTTCGGTGCCGTGCTCGACCCGCTCGCCGAGGAGCTGGGCGCCGACGCGGTGCTCTGCACCCGGCCCGAGATCCGGGCCGGCCGCTACACCGGCGAGGTCGGCCGCCCCATGCTGGGCGCCCGCAAGGCGCTGGCCGCGGCCGAGTTGGCGGCCGGCCGCGGCATCGACCCGGCCGACTGCCACGGCTACGGCGACCACCGCTCCGACCTCGCGCTGCTGCGGTTGGTCGGCCACCCGGTGGTGGTCGGCGAGGACGAGCAGCTGCTCCGGGCGGCGGCCGCGCACGGCTGGCCCCGGCTGACCCCGACCCCCACCCCTGCACCGACCCCCACCCCTGCACCGACCCCTGCACCCGCCCCCACCCGCCCCTTCCCAGTACCGAGCGCGAGCGCCCCGAGCGCGACTACTACCCATGGAATTGGAGACGCAGAGTGA
- a CDS encoding beta-ketoacyl-ACP synthase III — MSRAAVLAGLGAVVPPREITNQMLSERLDTTDAWIRTRTGILKRHAVEPGGATSDLAVEAGGRALKSAGLDAVDLVVLATATPDHPLPGTAPEVAARLGLGQIPAFDVAAVCAGFVYALSVGAGAIAARTAESVLVIGAEAFTSILDPQDRGTAILFGDGAGAVVLRAGQDDEPGALLGFDLGSDGSLADLIVIPGGGSRQRSGGLPPDQDTSWFTMQGREVFTQAVTHMSKSTRSVLAKVDWPVETVDRIVGHQANVRILHSVSELLGIPKERAVVHLDQVGNTSAASIPLALAAAAERGELLPGHRVALTAFGGGLAWGSAALVWPDVTVG, encoded by the coding sequence ATGAGCCGCGCAGCCGTCCTGGCCGGCCTGGGCGCCGTGGTCCCGCCCCGGGAGATCACCAACCAGATGCTCTCCGAGCGCCTGGACACCACCGATGCGTGGATCAGAACCCGCACCGGGATCCTGAAACGCCACGCGGTCGAGCCGGGCGGCGCGACCAGCGACCTCGCCGTGGAGGCGGGCGGGCGGGCCCTCAAGTCGGCCGGCCTGGACGCCGTCGACCTGGTGGTGCTCGCCACCGCCACGCCGGACCACCCGCTGCCGGGGACCGCCCCCGAGGTGGCCGCGCGGCTGGGCCTGGGCCAGATCCCCGCCTTCGACGTCGCCGCGGTCTGCGCCGGCTTCGTCTACGCCCTCTCGGTGGGCGCCGGTGCCATCGCGGCCAGGACCGCCGAGAGTGTCCTGGTGATCGGGGCCGAGGCGTTCACCTCGATCCTCGACCCGCAGGACCGCGGCACCGCGATCCTCTTCGGCGACGGCGCCGGCGCGGTGGTGCTGCGGGCCGGCCAGGACGACGAGCCGGGCGCGCTGCTCGGCTTCGACCTCGGCAGCGACGGCAGCCTGGCCGACCTGATCGTGATCCCGGGCGGCGGCTCGCGCCAGCGCTCCGGCGGCCTGCCGCCGGACCAGGACACCAGCTGGTTCACCATGCAGGGCCGCGAGGTCTTCACCCAGGCCGTCACCCACATGTCCAAGTCGACCCGGTCGGTGCTGGCGAAGGTCGACTGGCCGGTCGAGACGGTGGACCGGATCGTCGGCCACCAGGCCAACGTCCGGATCCTGCACTCGGTCTCCGAACTGCTCGGGATCCCGAAGGAGCGGGCGGTGGTCCACCTGGACCAGGTCGGCAACACCTCGGCCGCCTCGATCCCGCTCGCCCTGGCCGCCGCCGCCGAGCGCGGCGAGCTGCTCCCGGGCCACCGCGTGGCGCTGACCGCCTTCGGCGGCGGCCTCGCCTGGGGCTCCGCGGCCCTGGTCTGGCCCGACGTCACGGTCGGCTGA
- a CDS encoding nuclear transport factor 2 family protein — MTTEQTTLGTGETLQEFFTRFGGGDRKGVLELFTDGTDWNVPGAANVPWTGRRSTPAEIDAFLENCYELVTTEAFAVDQVIVDGENAIALGSFTHLVKATGKRFVSDYALHVRVVDGVIRTYHMFEDSHAASEAFTA, encoded by the coding sequence ATGACCACCGAGCAGACCACCCTGGGCACCGGCGAGACCCTGCAGGAGTTCTTCACCCGCTTCGGCGGCGGCGACCGCAAGGGCGTCCTGGAGCTCTTCACCGACGGCACCGACTGGAACGTGCCCGGCGCGGCGAACGTCCCGTGGACCGGCCGGCGCAGCACCCCGGCGGAGATCGACGCCTTCCTCGAGAACTGCTACGAGCTGGTCACCACCGAGGCGTTCGCCGTCGACCAGGTGATCGTGGACGGCGAGAACGCGATCGCCCTGGGCAGCTTCACCCACCTGGTGAAGGCCACCGGCAAGCGCTTCGTCTCCGACTACGCCCTCCACGTGCGGGTGGTGGACGGCGTGATCCGGACGTACCACATGTTCGAGGACAGCCACGCGGCCTCCGAGGCCTTCACCGCCTGA